The Thermogemmatispora onikobensis nucleotide sequence TCACTTGCAGAGGAGATTGGCTTTTTCTGGGCCACGCGCGTCGTCCTTCCCTGTGCTATTTGTGCCTCGATGAAAGAAAAACTGCGACCGCAGCAATGCCGCTTTTCGTAACCATTATAGCTCTTGCTCTCAGGCCAGGCAACCGCCAGGCCCCACGCTGACAGCCGCATACTCCTTTCATTCACTACTACTACCACGCCGATGGCAGAGATAGAGAGACGCCCCCCCGGCCAGTTCCTACCGTCAGCAGCTCCGCTGTCCTCCTCCTCTTCTTTCCCTCCTGCATCCTCCAGCCGCTTGCCTCTTCTGCGGGCGAGGCGGCAGTCAGAAGCAGCCCCCAGGTCGGTGGGCAAGGCCAGCGAGATCCTTCATCGCTTCTCCGTCTCGGGCTGCCGTTCTGGCGCCGCTTCAGCTTCTTCTTGGAGCGGAAGCACGACCTCTTCGGCCAGACGGGCGACGATCCCCGGTGGATAAGGTGGGCGCAGGTTGAGAATCAGGTGCGTGGCACCTGCTTCAATGAAGGTCCGCACCGTTGAGCGGAGAGCCGCCAGCGGATGGGCCAGATCGACAGAGAACTGAATGGAGCGTTCGATCTCCTGGGGATTGCGCCCGATGGCCGCACAGTGGGCATCTAGCACGGCTTGCTTGCGGCGAAATTCGTCTACGTCGCTGCCGTTATAGTTCCAGATCGAGGCATAGCGCGCTACCACCCGTAGCGTCAGGCGCTCGCCGCTGCCGCCAATGACGAAAGGCGGGTGGGGTTTCTGCTGCGGCTTCGGCTCGCACGGCGCCTCATACAAGCGGTAGTAGTTGCCATCGAAGGTAACGCGCGGCTCTGTCCAGAGCCGCTTGATGACCTCAC carries:
- a CDS encoding TIGR03560 family F420-dependent LLM class oxidoreductase — protein: MAAARRGRLRFGLKTAQQFVSYEEIRRVWQEADTQPAFEHAWLFDHFIPLGPEEQSQGPILEGWTLLTALAAQTQRLRLGLMVAGNTYRHPAVLARMGATLDLISGGRLDFGLGAAWFEREHRAYGLPFYSTGERIRRLGEACEVIKRLWTEPRVTFDGNYYRLYEAPCEPKPQQKPHPPFVIGGSGERLTLRVVARYASIWNYNGSDVDEFRRKQAVLDAHCAAIGRNPQEIERSIQFSVDLAHPLAALRSTVRTFIEAGATHLILNLRPPYPPGIVARLAEEVVLPLQEEAEAAPERQPETEKR